From one Planktothrix agardhii NIES-204 genomic stretch:
- the cobJ gene encoding precorrin methylase, whose product MKPPAIIILTETSIKVARKIQEGIGSGMIYGLINRTQSADFTYTNFGETVRQFYQTGTPIIGVCAAGILIRTIAPLLINKNTEPPVLAIAEDGSAVVPLLGGLQGVNDLARQIAIALQISPGITTSGEIRFKTTLLSPPAGYQLVNPDDAKTFISDLLAGETVKLIGKADWLENSQLPFSAEGKLTIEIRDHNNLELVKPSLNCLVYLLDQGNSTEEKKDFYQTTIGEESPISQLETGLNPGKLAIVGTGPGAARWMSPEVREVLETATDWVGYKTYLDLVESLRKPEIIRHESDNRVELDRAEIALDLASGGASVVLVSSGDPGIYAMASAVFEVLEKKAKPEWENLDIQVCPGISAMQAAAASVGAPLGHDFCAISLSDILKSWETIAGRIELAAKADLAIAFYNPVSKDRTWQLSQAKEILLKWRSPQTPIILAHNLGRKGQTVTIKFLAELTVEDADMRTVILIGSSKTRIIQQGDKKQWVYTPRHY is encoded by the coding sequence ATGAAACCACCCGCTATTATTATTCTAACAGAAACCAGTATAAAAGTTGCTCGGAAAATTCAAGAGGGCATCGGTTCAGGGATGATTTATGGTTTAATTAATCGTACCCAATCGGCGGATTTTACCTATACTAATTTTGGTGAAACGGTACGACAATTCTACCAAACCGGAACACCGATAATTGGAGTTTGTGCGGCGGGAATATTGATTCGGACAATTGCTCCTTTATTAATTAATAAAAATACCGAACCTCCGGTATTAGCGATCGCGGAAGATGGTAGTGCTGTAGTCCCTTTATTGGGCGGTTTACAAGGTGTTAATGATTTAGCTCGTCAAATTGCGATCGCGCTGCAAATTTCCCCGGGAATTACCACCAGTGGCGAGATTAGGTTTAAAACCACATTATTATCTCCCCCGGCGGGTTATCAATTAGTTAATCCCGATGATGCTAAAACTTTTATTTCCGATTTGTTAGCGGGAGAAACAGTAAAATTAATCGGTAAAGCCGACTGGTTAGAAAATAGTCAGTTACCCTTTTCAGCCGAGGGAAAACTAACTATTGAGATTCGAGATCATAATAATTTAGAATTAGTAAAACCGAGTTTGAATTGTTTGGTTTATCTCTTAGATCAGGGCAACTCAACGGAGGAGAAAAAGGATTTCTACCAAACTACCATAGGGGAAGAAAGCCCGATTTCCCAGCTAGAAACCGGGCTAAATCCTGGCAAGTTAGCGATTGTGGGAACGGGGCCGGGTGCAGCCCGTTGGATGTCTCCAGAAGTGCGAGAGGTGCTGGAAACCGCAACGGATTGGGTGGGTTATAAAACCTATTTAGATTTAGTAGAATCCCTACGGAAACCGGAAATTATTCGCCATGAATCGGATAATCGGGTGGAATTAGATCGGGCGGAAATAGCTTTAGATTTAGCCTCCGGTGGTGCGTCGGTGGTGTTAGTTTCTTCCGGTGATCCGGGGATTTATGCTATGGCATCGGCGGTGTTTGAGGTATTAGAAAAAAAGGCAAAACCGGAATGGGAAAACCTAGATATTCAGGTATGTCCTGGGATTTCAGCTATGCAAGCGGCGGCCGCCAGTGTGGGAGCCCCGTTAGGCCATGATTTTTGTGCGATTTCCTTATCTGATATTCTCAAATCTTGGGAAACAATTGCTGGGCGAATTGAGTTGGCGGCAAAAGCGGATTTAGCGATCGCATTTTATAACCCAGTTTCTAAGGATCGGACTTGGCAACTTTCCCAGGCTAAAGAGATTTTATTAAAGTGGCGATCGCCCCAAACTCCTATTATTTTAGCCCATAATTTAGGACGAAAAGGGCAGACCGTAACGATCAAATTCCTAGCAGAATTAACCGTTGAAGATGCCGATATGCGAACGGTAATTTTAATCGGATCGAGTAAAACTCGAATTATTCAGCAAGGAGATAAAAAACAATGGGTTTATACCCCGCGTCACTATTAG
- the rnhA gene encoding ribonuclease H: MNDNLKKVTIYTDGACSGNPGPGGYGVVLMFGPHRKELSGGYQLTTNNRMELIAAIIGLEALKFPCAVNLYTDSRYLVDAMNKGWAKKWQKNNWQRSQKESAKNPDLWERLLTISEQHQVQFLWVKGHSGDEENECCDRLAVKASHQPDLLPDLGYSQEN; the protein is encoded by the coding sequence ATGAACGACAATTTAAAAAAAGTTACAATTTATACCGATGGAGCTTGTAGTGGGAATCCAGGGCCAGGAGGATATGGCGTGGTGTTGATGTTTGGCCCTCACCGCAAGGAATTATCAGGGGGATATCAACTTACTACTAATAATCGCATGGAATTAATCGCGGCAATTATAGGATTAGAAGCCTTAAAGTTTCCTTGTGCTGTTAATTTATATACGGATTCTCGTTATTTAGTTGATGCCATGAATAAAGGATGGGCGAAGAAATGGCAGAAAAATAATTGGCAACGTAGTCAAAAAGAATCGGCTAAAAATCCTGATTTGTGGGAAAGATTACTCACTATATCCGAACAACATCAAGTTCAATTTCTTTGGGTTAAAGGTCATTCGGGAGATGAAGAAAATGAATGTTGCGATCGCTTGGCTGTCAAGGCTTCACATCAACCGGATTTACTCCCAGATTTGGGTTATTCCCAAGAGAATTAA
- a CDS encoding hypothetical protein (protein of unknown function DUF820) yields the protein MNMAIATLTETETFSLEDFMANPPDHQEWVDGQLVEKTGMTIKHSRMQCRLGRYWGNYAIESGQGGDAYTELPCSTLKQGRRPDVSYLTPELLTEFGEFPTLPQSPPLLAEIASPSDAAEDLFAKASEYLESGCREVWLVFPENHRILIITENQTLAFKAGDIINTQIVLLGFRIAIDELFG from the coding sequence ATGAATATGGCGATCGCAACTTTAACCGAAACTGAAACCTTTTCCCTAGAAGATTTTATGGCGAATCCCCCCGATCATCAAGAGTGGGTGGATGGACAATTGGTGGAGAAAACCGGAATGACGATTAAACATAGTCGGATGCAATGTCGGTTAGGTCGTTACTGGGGTAATTATGCAATTGAATCAGGACAAGGGGGAGATGCTTACACGGAACTTCCCTGTAGCACCTTAAAACAAGGGCGACGTCCTGATGTTTCCTATCTCACACCAGAATTACTGACAGAATTTGGCGAGTTTCCCACATTACCCCAAAGTCCTCCACTTCTAGCTGAAATTGCTTCTCCGAGTGATGCGGCGGAGGATTTATTTGCTAAAGCTAGTGAATATTTAGAGTCCGGTTGTCGGGAAGTGTGGTTGGTTTTTCCTGAGAATCATCGCATTTTAATTATTACTGAAAATCAAACCTTGGCGTTTAAAGCTGGTGATATTATTAATACACAAATTGTTTTATTAGGATTTAGGATTGCTATTGATGAATTATTTGGTTAG
- a CDS encoding hypothetical protein (hypothetical protein N9414_03221) translates to MTNLSSFYSGSRYRGNGKPENILFNANLQEFAQKVDFIVGLQTGGKLSPEESYVQIETLWEKLRESKQHLGIDKKAG, encoded by the coding sequence ATGACCAACCTAAGTTCCTTTTATTCTGGCTCTCGTTATCGGGGCAATGGCAAACCTGAGAATATCCTGTTTAATGCTAATTTGCAGGAATTTGCTCAAAAGGTAGACTTTATTGTTGGCTTGCAAACCGGGGGAAAACTTTCACCAGAAGAATCTTATGTACAAATCGAAACCTTGTGGGAAAAACTTCGAGAGAGCAAACAACATTTGGGAATTGACAAAAAAGCCGGATAA
- a CDS encoding transcriptional regulator, ArsR family, with protein sequence MVANDVIEISAVTAVKTFLAGFHALSDPLRLQVINLLREKELCVCELCQQLAVNQSKLSFHLKILKEAGLLESRQEGRWIYYRLNLSQFGVLEAYLANYHHSSPILTSHQDCD encoded by the coding sequence ATGGTGGCAAACGATGTAATAGAGATTTCTGCGGTTACTGCCGTCAAAACCTTTCTGGCTGGGTTTCATGCCCTATCTGATCCCCTGCGTTTGCAGGTCATCAATCTGTTAAGAGAAAAAGAGTTATGTGTTTGTGAACTTTGCCAACAGTTAGCCGTCAATCAGTCTAAGCTATCTTTTCACTTAAAAATTTTGAAGGAAGCCGGATTATTGGAAAGTCGGCAAGAGGGACGTTGGATTTACTATCGTCTAAACCTCAGCCAGTTTGGAGTTCTGGAAGCCTATTTAGCCAACTATCACCATTCGAGTCCCATTTTAACCTCTCATCAGGATTGTGATTAA